Proteins co-encoded in one Pseudomonas fluorescens genomic window:
- a CDS encoding site-specific integrase translates to MKEKLTAKLLASLQITGQEYEVHDTTVGGLFVRVTAAGAKSYVVTWARGRKKTLGRIGILTLEQARAEATQYLAEARTLGEPLAVTQGRKGATLPTLREFIDDIYMPWFMTHHKGHEKTLHTLDHNFEAIMPQRLDAITGRDLDQIRTGWMQSGNKPSTVNRKMGSISGVFSRAVEWEYIDAHPMDRLKALKVDSMGLVRYLDAEETKRLREALDARQDEARVERESANKWRADRGKELMPSLLQVPFTDHLKPMILVSLNTGMRRGELFDLKWSAVNFHTKTITAAGATTKTSDTRHIPMNKETVRVLEDWKKLAGKSRYVFPSQEGGRLEDVKSAWLRLLERAEIEGFRWHDMRHDFASRLVMAGVPLNTVRDLLGHADIKMTLRYAHLAPGTKAAAVELI, encoded by the coding sequence TTGAAAGAGAAGCTCACCGCCAAGCTGCTGGCGTCCCTGCAGATAACCGGCCAGGAATATGAGGTCCACGATACCACCGTCGGCGGTCTGTTCGTGCGCGTCACTGCCGCTGGCGCCAAGTCCTATGTAGTGACCTGGGCCAGGGGCCGCAAGAAGACATTGGGTCGCATTGGCATACTGACGTTGGAGCAAGCGCGAGCGGAGGCTACTCAATATCTCGCGGAGGCAAGAACCCTGGGGGAACCGCTAGCCGTTACCCAAGGACGTAAAGGCGCTACCCTCCCCACCTTACGCGAGTTCATCGATGACATATACATGCCTTGGTTCATGACGCACCACAAAGGGCATGAGAAAACCCTACACACGCTCGACCACAACTTCGAAGCAATTATGCCCCAGCGTCTCGATGCGATCACTGGCCGCGACCTGGACCAGATCCGTACGGGATGGATGCAGTCAGGCAATAAGCCGTCGACGGTCAACAGGAAAATGGGCTCTATCAGCGGCGTATTCAGCAGAGCCGTTGAATGGGAGTACATCGATGCCCACCCGATGGACAGGCTCAAAGCCTTAAAGGTCGACTCGATGGGACTGGTCCGCTACTTAGATGCTGAAGAGACGAAACGACTTCGGGAAGCACTCGACGCCCGTCAAGACGAGGCGCGGGTGGAGCGCGAGAGTGCTAACAAGTGGAGAGCGGATCGCGGCAAGGAACTGATGCCGAGCTTGCTGCAGGTCCCATTCACCGACCACCTAAAGCCTATGATCCTGGTATCGCTGAATACAGGCATGAGACGTGGAGAGCTGTTCGACCTGAAATGGTCGGCGGTGAACTTCCATACGAAGACGATCACCGCCGCCGGCGCCACCACCAAAACCAGCGACACACGACACATCCCGATGAACAAGGAAACGGTGCGCGTGCTGGAAGACTGGAAAAAGCTGGCCGGCAAATCTCGATACGTGTTCCCGAGTCAGGAAGGCGGCCGTCTGGAGGACGTTAAAAGCGCCTGGCTCAGGCTGCTAGAGCGCGCCGAGATTGAAGGCTTCCGCTGGCACGATATGCGGCACGACTTCGCGTCACGCCTGGTGATGGCCGGCGTACCGCTCAACACAGTACGGGATCTGCTGGGGCACGCCGATATCAAGATGACGCTTCGCTATGCGCACCTAGCGCCAGGTACGAAAGCAGCTGCGGTGGAGCTGATTTAG
- a CDS encoding helix-turn-helix domain-containing protein, translating to MSQLAALPPLSVSVEEAARMTGYSRSGIYEVMANGDLKAFKLGKRRLILVAELKAWIERAAKAGAR from the coding sequence ATGTCACAACTAGCCGCACTGCCACCTCTCTCAGTCAGCGTTGAGGAAGCAGCACGTATGACCGGCTACTCGCGGTCCGGAATTTATGAAGTCATGGCTAATGGAGATCTGAAGGCGTTCAAGCTTGGCAAACGCCGATTGATTCTTGTGGCCGAACTGAAGGCTTGGATTGAACGCGCAGCTAAGGCCGGCGCACGGTGA